DNA from Cupriavidus necator N-1:
AATGTCGGCAGTTGCGGCAGCGCCGCCGAGCGCTGGCCCGAGGTAACGGCAAGCCCCTTGAGCTTGCCGGACTTGACGTGCGGGATCATGGCCGGAATGGTCTCGATCGTCAGGGTGACCTCGCCGCCCATCGCGGCCAGCATGGCCGGGCCGCCGCCCTTGTAGGCGACATGGGTCATGTCGACCTTGGCCTGGGACTTGACCAGTTCACCGCTGAGGTGGCCTGGCGACCCGGATCCCGCGGACGAGAAGAAGACCTTGCCGGGATTGGCGCGCATATATGCCAGCAACTCGGCGGAGGTTTGCGTCGGCATCGCCGGGTTGACCGCTACCACCAGCGGATAGCGCGCCACCAGCGCCACCGGCTCGAAGCTCTTGAGCGGGTCGAATCCCGGCTTTGCATAGAGCCATGGATTGATGGCCTGGCTGCTCAGGGTCGCCATGAACAGGGTGTAGCCGTCGGGCGCGGCCTGCGCGACATACTGGGCAGCGATGTTGCCGGCGGCACCCGGGCGATTCTCGATCACCACTTGCTGGCCCAGCGCTTCCTGCATCTCCCTGGCCAGCAAGCGGGCCAGCTTGTCGGTCGAGCCGCCGGCGGCGAAGCCAACCACGAGGCTGACCGGCCGGGCCGGATAACCGCCCTGGGCGTAGGCCGTGCAGCACAAGGTCGCGGCCAGGCCGATCAGTGTCAGGGTGGCCCGGATGCGCCCGGGCCGGTGCGGCTTGCGTTGGTTTGCCTGCATGAGTGTCTCCTGTGGGGATTGTCGTTGTCGGTTCACGCCTTGTGGCCGTGTCCGGCCGCCTGCCTGCTTGCTGCTTGTGGCGTCACGGATTGAGCAGGCGTTCCTGTGCGTGCGGCGCGCCGGCATTGTCGGCGGGGAGGAACGAAGTGTCTTCAGGGAGGGCGCCGCGCATGCCTGCCGGCGCGGCGCACAGCAGCGCGTTCATCTGGGAAAGCTCACGCAGGGTGTCGAGGTGCAAGGCGCTGGTTTCCACGCTCGCGGTGCGGCGCTGTGCCACCCGGGCAATGTGGCGGGCGGTGAGGCGCCCGGCGCGTGCCTGGAAGTCGCCAGCGCAATCGATCAGCAATGCCGACGCTGCGCGGTCGTTGGCAACGAAGAGCGACATCCTGGTGCGCAGGTTGGCCACCAGCATGTCGCAAAGCTCGAGCAGTTCGGCACTGCCCTCATCCGAGAAGCAGTAGTTGCGGCTCAGTTTGCGCTGGTCCAGATCGACCAGGATGCGTTCGACGATATCGCCGACATACTCCAGGTTGATATTGACCAGCATGATCTCGTCCCAGCGGGTGGCATCCTCACCGTCGAGGCTGCCGGCGTCGACGTCGGTCAGGTACATCTTGACCGACGAATAGAGTGCGTCGATGCGGTCGTCCAGCGCCCGGCAGCGGGCGTTCACGGCGCGGTCGTTGCCCACGATCGAGAGCTTCATGCCATTGAGCATCTCCTCGATCACGTTGCCGATGCGCACGACTTCGCGCGTGGCATTGCCAAGGGCGACGGAAGGATGCCGCAGGTCGCCCTGGCTCAGGTAGCGCGCGCCGCTGGGCGCTGCGTCGTCGTGCGCATCAGGCAGCCATCGGGTGCACAGGGACGCTACCGGGTTGACGAACCAGACCAGGGTTGCGGCCAGCGTCAGGTTGAATGCCATGTGGAAGTCAATGGCCATGGTGCCGGCACTGCTGCCCAGGCGGTCCAGCAGCCAGGGCATGGCGTCCAGCATCGGCAGGAATGCCAGTATCCCCACGAACCGGAAGATCAGGTTCGCGAGCGATACCCGCCGCGCGGCGGGCGAACTGCCGGAATTGGCCAGGCAGGCTATCAGTCCACTGCCCAGATTGGCGCCAAGTACCAGCGGCAAGGCGGTGGCAGGGCCGATGACGCCGCCCATGGCCAGCGTTGCAGTCAGCAGTACCGCGGCCAGGCTGGAGTACGCGAGCAACGTCACGAGGGCGCCGATCACCAGCGCCAGCAGTGCGTCATGGCCAAGCGAGGTGAAGACGGCGCGCACGATCTCGGCGTGCAGCAGCGGCGCGGCGTATAGGCGGATCAGCTGCAAGGCCAGCGTGATCAGCCCCAGTCCCACGATGACTTCGCCAGTCTGTCCGCGCAAGCTGGCCTTGCCGGACAGACGCAGTGCGATGCCGATCACCAGCAGCAGTGGCGAGAGCCAGGAGATGTCGACCGACAGCAGGCGCGCCATCAGGCTGGTGCCGACGTCGGCACCCAGCACGATCGGCAGTGCCGCCGGCAACGACACCAGGCCGCCTGCGACAAAGGCGCTGGTCATCAAGGCCGTGGCGCTGCTGCTCTGGATCAGCGCGGTCACGCCAAGCCCGGCCAGGAAGCCTCGCGCGGGACTGGCCGTGCCCGCGGCCAGCACCAGCCGCAGGCGCGGCCCCAGTACCTCCAGCATGCCGTGGCGGGTCACATGCGCGCCCCAGATCAGTAGTGCGACCCCGGACATCAGGGAAAGCAGGATTTGCATGGCGCCGCCCCCTGGTGGTGGCCGTCTTGGCGGCCACCTTTAGCTATTGACTGATGACGCGTGCCGGCCTGGCCGGCACGCACTGGCTTTAGTCCGCGTGGTTCAGCGCCAGCCGCAGGATGTCGAAGTTGCGCAGCCGCTGGCCGGCGGGCGCTGCAACCTTGCGGTTGAACAGCAACGGCACCTTCTGCTCGGACAGGCCGCCGTGCGAGCGCAGCGGAGCATCCAGGCCGCTCAGGTCATGGCGTGCCGGCGTGGTGCCGAGCACGGTCAGGCGTTCGCTGACCACTACCAGGTCGCCGATGCGGTCGGGCGGCAGCTCGAAGCGTTCGCTGGCGGCGCGCTTGTCCAGCACCAGCTCGATGCCGGGCAGCGCGGCGATGGCCTCATGCACGGCACGCTGGTCGGTACCGGCGGGCAGGTACACGGTCGCGTAGGAGCCCAGTGCGCCGTGGTGGGCGACATAGGGATCGGTGATCGGCAGCAGCACGCGCGTGGCGTCCGCGCCGAAGCGCTCGTCCAGCACCTGCTGCAGGAACAG
Protein-coding regions in this window:
- a CDS encoding Bug family tripartite tricarboxylate transporter substrate binding protein produces the protein MQANQRKPHRPGRIRATLTLIGLAATLCCTAYAQGGYPARPVSLVVGFAAGGSTDKLARLLAREMQEALGQQVVIENRPGAAGNIAAQYVAQAAPDGYTLFMATLSSQAINPWLYAKPGFDPLKSFEPVALVARYPLVVAVNPAMPTQTSAELLAYMRANPGKVFFSSAGSGSPGHLSGELVKSQAKVDMTHVAYKGGGPAMLAAMGGEVTLTIETIPAMIPHVKSGKLKGLAVTSGQRSAALPQLPTLSESGLAGFEVTSWAGVVAPAKTPPDALEKLQAAVGKALAVPRLKSAMEADGALPSYMPGKQFQVFTAAELKRWGEVVRSANVKAD
- a CDS encoding Na/Pi cotransporter family protein — protein: MQILLSLMSGVALLIWGAHVTRHGMLEVLGPRLRLVLAAGTASPARGFLAGLGVTALIQSSSATALMTSAFVAGGLVSLPAALPIVLGADVGTSLMARLLSVDISWLSPLLLVIGIALRLSGKASLRGQTGEVIVGLGLITLALQLIRLYAAPLLHAEIVRAVFTSLGHDALLALVIGALVTLLAYSSLAAVLLTATLAMGGVIGPATALPLVLGANLGSGLIACLANSGSSPAARRVSLANLIFRFVGILAFLPMLDAMPWLLDRLGSSAGTMAIDFHMAFNLTLAATLVWFVNPVASLCTRWLPDAHDDAAPSGARYLSQGDLRHPSVALGNATREVVRIGNVIEEMLNGMKLSIVGNDRAVNARCRALDDRIDALYSSVKMYLTDVDAGSLDGEDATRWDEIMLVNINLEYVGDIVERILVDLDQRKLSRNYCFSDEGSAELLELCDMLVANLRTRMSLFVANDRAASALLIDCAGDFQARAGRLTARHIARVAQRRTASVETSALHLDTLRELSQMNALLCAAPAGMRGALPEDTSFLPADNAGAPHAQERLLNP